The proteins below are encoded in one region of Clostridium estertheticum:
- a CDS encoding MetQ/NlpA family ABC transporter substrate-binding protein: MNKKILALVLGTVLIVGVLAGCGSKQAATKAKETTTVAAKEVTLTVGAALVPHAEILNFAKPLLKAQGINLVVKTLDDEAQLNPALDEKQIDANYFQHVPYLDSVVKEKGYKFANVGKIHVEPIGFYSQKIKTIGELKVGATIGIPNNPSNEYRALALLQLKGLIKLKTGIANYSATPKDIVENPKKLKFQEVDVAQLPRVLPDIDGAIINTNIILDAKIDPKSAIFREDENSPYANIIVVRQGDESRPEIKTFVKVLQSAEVKKFIKDKYGVAVVPAF, encoded by the coding sequence ATGAATAAGAAAATATTAGCACTAGTTTTAGGGACAGTATTAATCGTAGGGGTATTAGCAGGTTGTGGTTCAAAGCAGGCGGCTACAAAAGCAAAAGAGACAACAACTGTTGCAGCTAAAGAGGTAACGTTAACGGTTGGGGCGGCATTAGTTCCACATGCAGAAATATTAAATTTTGCAAAACCTTTGCTTAAAGCTCAAGGGATTAACCTTGTAGTAAAAACTTTAGATGATGAAGCACAATTAAATCCAGCATTAGATGAAAAGCAGATAGATGCTAATTATTTTCAACATGTGCCTTATCTTGATTCAGTAGTGAAAGAAAAAGGTTATAAATTTGCAAATGTAGGAAAGATTCATGTAGAGCCAATAGGATTTTATTCACAAAAAATTAAAACAATAGGAGAATTAAAAGTTGGTGCTACAATTGGTATTCCAAATAATCCTTCTAATGAGTATAGAGCACTTGCACTTTTACAATTAAAGGGCCTTATAAAGCTCAAAACAGGAATTGCGAACTATAGTGCAACACCAAAAGATATAGTTGAAAATCCTAAGAAATTAAAATTTCAAGAGGTTGATGTAGCTCAATTGCCAAGAGTGCTACCTGATATAGATGGGGCAATAATCAATACTAATATCATATTAGATGCCAAAATAGATCCAAAATCAGCAATATTTAGAGAAGATGAAAATTCACCTTATGCTAATATAATCGTCGTAAGACAAGGTGATGAGTCTAGACCAGAAATTAAAACGTTCGTAAAAGTATTACAGTCGGCAGAGGTTAAAAAATTCATTAAAGATAAATATGGAGTTGCAGTTGTTCCAGCTTTTTAG
- a CDS encoding methionine ABC transporter permease, with translation MSNDLVDMLSTATLETLYMVVLVTLIGLLIGFPLGVILAVSDKGNIVSLPKTNKFLGTIINVIRSLPEIILIIILLPLARLVIGTTLGTNAAIVPLSIGSAPFLARIIENSLKEVAHGKIEAAQAVGASPFQIIVKVLIPEALPSLVRGITIGIISIVGFTAIAGAIGAGGLGSTAIRFGYQRFQTDVLIATVIVLVIIVQLIQFIGDHIAKLINKKRYKFE, from the coding sequence ATGAGTAATGATTTAGTCGATATGCTTTCAACAGCAACACTTGAGACACTTTATATGGTTGTACTTGTTACTTTAATAGGATTACTTATTGGATTTCCATTGGGAGTTATATTAGCGGTTAGTGATAAAGGAAATATTGTATCACTTCCAAAAACAAATAAGTTTCTTGGAACAATAATTAACGTTATTAGGTCTTTACCAGAAATCATACTAATTATTATTTTATTACCTTTAGCTAGATTAGTAATTGGAACTACACTTGGCACTAATGCAGCAATAGTACCATTATCTATTGGTTCAGCACCATTCCTAGCAAGAATAATCGAAAATTCTTTAAAAGAAGTGGCACATGGGAAGATAGAAGCAGCGCAAGCGGTTGGGGCTAGTCCATTTCAGATTATAGTTAAAGTTCTAATACCAGAAGCACTTCCGTCTTTAGTAAGGGGTATAACCATAGGAATCATATCAATTGTAGGTTTCACTGCAATCGCTGGAGCAATAGGTGCAGGTGGGCTTGGAAGTACTGCAATTAGATTTGGATATCAGAGATTTCAAACAGATGTATTAATTGCTACAGTAATAGTTTTAGTAATAATAGTTCAATTAATTCAGTTTATAGGAGATCATATTGCAAAATTAATTAATAAAAAAAGATATAAATTCGAATAA